Part of the Sinorhizobium terangae genome is shown below.
ATCGCAGTCTTCCCCCTCGCCCTGCCTTTGATCGCCGGCCCGGGAGCAATTTCGGCCACGATCCTGCTTGGCAGTTCGTTTCCCTCCGTCATCGACCGCATCCAGCTTCTCGTTGTCATCGCCGCGTCGATGGTGCTGTTGTTTCTGGCGCTTGTGATCGCCGACCGCATCGACCGCTTTCTCGGGGTGACAGGACGAGCGATCCTCACGCGTCTCCTTGGCGTCATCCTGGCGGCGTTGGCAGTGCAGTTCGTCGTCGACGGCGTGAAGTCGGCCTTCTTGGCTTAACACGTCTTCGCGTGGATGAATCGAAGGCTGGCAGAGCCGCGAGGTGGCGCGCCGAGGTCGTCAATTGCACCGCCACTGCCGGCTGCAACCACAATGATCGTCAAAAACGCAAAAAGCCAGTCCGGGGACTGGCTTTCCCGTTTCAGCAAAGCATGAGCCGCTCGTGAAAGCGACCAAGCATCAGAACGGAATGTCGTCGTCGAGATCGCGCGAGAAGTTGCCGCCGCTCTGACCGCCCTGGCCGCCGGAGCGTCCGCCCGACGACTGGCGCGGTTGGTCGTAGTCCTCGTAGCCGCCACCATAGTCGTTGCCGCCGCCACGGCTGACACCGGAGCCGCCGCCCTCGCCGCGCCCGTCCAGCATCGTCAGCGTCGAGTTGAAGCCTTGCAGCACCACCTCGGTCGAATAGCGGTCGTTGCCGTTCTGGTCCTGCCACTTGCGCGTCTGCAACTGGCCTTCGATATAGAGCTTCGCGCCCTTCTTCACATATTGCTCGACCACCTTGCAGAGGCCTTCGTTGAAGACGACGACCGTGTGCCATTCCGTCTTCTCGCGGCGCTCGCCGCTATTGCGGTCGCGCCAGGTTTCCGAGGTGGCGATGCGCAGGTTGGCGATCGGGCGGCCATCCTGCGTGCGCCGGATTTCCGGGTCGGCCCCGACATTTCCGATCAAGATCACCTTGTTGACGCTACCAGCCATATCGCTTTTCCCGTGCTTTCCGCCGAACCGCCGGCCCAGCTCTCCAAAATTTCAAGAACGCGTATCTTAGCGGCCCGCCGCCGTTGATACGCCCCGCATCGCGGATAATCCACAGCGATTTGTGAGATTACCTCTGCCATCTGTTCTTTTTTTGTTCTAATATTTCCCTATTATCCTGTCAACCGAATCGCAATTGCGCCGCCTCCTTGCCGATTGCGCCTCGACATGGGCGTAGTCGTCATTACATAGGAGGCTTTCAACGACATGTAAAAGCTGGCTTCCGATGAGCGAACTCAAGACCATCTCCATTCGCGGTGCGCGTGAGCACAATC
Proteins encoded:
- a CDS encoding single-stranded DNA-binding protein, translated to MAGSVNKVILIGNVGADPEIRRTQDGRPIANLRIATSETWRDRNSGERREKTEWHTVVVFNEGLCKVVEQYVKKGAKLYIEGQLQTRKWQDQNGNDRYSTEVVLQGFNSTLTMLDGRGEGGGSGVSRGGGNDYGGGYEDYDQPRQSSGGRSGGQGGQSGGNFSRDLDDDIPF